A window of Leptotrichia wadei contains these coding sequences:
- the kdsB gene encoding 3-deoxy-manno-octulosonate cytidylyltransferase, with amino-acid sequence MKILGVIPARYASSRFEGKPLKDICGHSMIEWVYKRAKNADIDGLVVATDDERIFEAVKKFGGNVVMTAENHQNGTSRIVEVINKDKFKNYDFVINIQGDEPLIDIESINVLANNYRSEKSEIITLKQEIKSQKEIENPNHVKVIADFNDNAIYFSRSVIPYERNKNADFKYFRHIGIYGYTTSFLNKLKNLKEGVLEKIESLEQLRFIENGYKIKVLETKSNVIGVDTEEDLREVVKFIKENGIKLE; translated from the coding sequence ATGAAAATATTAGGAGTAATTCCAGCGAGATATGCATCTAGCAGGTTTGAAGGAAAGCCATTAAAAGATATTTGTGGACATTCTATGATTGAATGGGTTTACAAAAGGGCTAAAAATGCGGATATTGATGGATTGGTTGTGGCGACAGATGACGAAAGGATTTTTGAGGCTGTGAAAAAATTTGGGGGAAATGTGGTTATGACTGCTGAAAATCATCAGAATGGGACTTCTAGAATAGTTGAAGTTATAAATAAAGATAAATTTAAAAATTATGATTTTGTGATAAATATTCAGGGGGATGAGCCGTTGATTGACATTGAATCAATTAATGTTCTTGCAAATAATTACAGAAGTGAAAAATCAGAAATTATTACACTGAAACAGGAAATAAAATCTCAAAAGGAGATTGAAAATCCAAATCATGTAAAGGTTATTGCAGATTTTAATGACAATGCCATTTATTTTAGCCGTTCTGTAATTCCTTATGAACGTAATAAAAATGCAGATTTTAAGTACTTTAGACATATTGGGATTTACGGATATACCACGAGTTTTTTGAACAAATTAAAAAATTTGAAGGAAGGTGTGCTTGAAAAAATTGAGTCGCTTGAGCAGTTGAGATTTATTGAAAATGGGTATAAAATAAAGGTGTTGGAAACTAAGTCGAATGTGATAGGTGTGGATACAGAAGAGGATTTGAGGGAAGTTGTTAAATTTATAAAGGAAAATGGAATAAAACTTGAATAA